The following DNA comes from Pseudomonas triticicola.
GCTGGGGCGTGCGCATCGAGAACCTGGCGATGAACCGCGAGGCCGGCAGCAGCGAATTCGGCGACTTCCTCAAGTTCGAAACCCTGACGCTGTGCCCGATCGATACCCGCTGCCTGATTGCCGACCTGCTGACTCAGGAAGAAAAGCAGTGGCTCAATGCTTATCACAGTGAAGTACGGGAGCGTCTGAGTCCGTTGCTGGATGGCGCGGCGCTGAGCTGGCTGAACGAGCGCACTGTGGCCATTTGATCGATTAGCCCAAGGCACTGCTCGCGGTGCCTTGGGGCTCGGCTTCAATCCTGGCGCAATGCCTCTTCTACGAAGTCGAGTCGATCCTGACCGAAGAACAACTGATCGCCAATGAACATGCTGGGGGCACCGAAAACGCCGCGCTTGATCGCGGCTTCGGTGTTTTCCTTGAGTGCGGCTTTTACTGATTCATCGTTGGTCAGCGCCATTATCTCTTGGGGGTCGAAGCCGTTTTCAGTCAGCACGGCGGCAACGGTTTGCGGATCGTTGAGGTTACGGCCTTCTACCCAAAGCGCCTTGAACAGGCAATCGACGAACTCGGCGAAACGCTGCGGCTGGCGCATCTGCATGCCAGTGACGGCACGCATCAATATCAGCGTGTTGATTGGAAAGTGCGGATTGAATCTGAGCTGGACGCCGTAGCGTTTGGCGAAGCGATCGAGGTCCTGAAACATGTAGCGGCCCTTGGCCGGAATCATTGCCGGCGAAGCGTTGCCGGTGGCTTTGAACACGCCACCCAACAGCATCGGGATGTAGATCAGTTCGCTCTGGGTATCGGCGCAGATTTTCGCTAGCTGGGTGTGCGCCAGATAGGTGGTGGGGCTGCCGAGGTCGAAATAGAATTCCACGGTTTTCGTCATGATCAAATCGCTCTCTTATTGTTGTAATGAGGGGGGAGGGCTTACCAGCGTTCGTTCCATGGGCGCAGGTCCAGCTCGAAGGTCCAGGCATCCCGTGGCTGACTGTGCAGATACCAATAGTTTTCGGCGATGTGCTCTGGATCGAGAATGCCGTCCTGATCCTTGGTCGCGTATTTCTCGGGAAAGCTGTTGCGGATGAAGTCGGTATCGATCGCACCATCAACTACGACGTGGGCGACATGAATGTTCATCGGCCCCAACTCTCTCGCCATGCTTTGCGCCAGTGCGCGGATGCCGTGTTTGGCTCCGGCGAAAGCGGCAAATCCAGAAGCACCGCGCAGCCCGGCCGTGGCACCAGTGAACAGAATCGTGCCGCGCTGCCGAGTGACCATGCGCTTGGCCACTTCACGGGCATTGAGAAAACCGGAGAAGCAGGCCATCTCCCAGATCTTGAAATATTTGCGCGCGGTTTCTTCGAGAATGCTGCAGGGCACGTTGGCGCCGATGTTGAAGACAAAGGCCTCAATCGGGCCGACGCGGGTTTCGATGTCTTCGATCAAGGCGATGACGTCATCTTCCTTGCGCGCATCGCAGGCAAAACCATGGGCCTCACCGCCCTCAGCGATGATTTCGTCAACCAGAGGCTGCAATTTGTCGGCGCTGCGCCGGGTCACGCAGGCTATAAACCCCTCACTGGCAAAGCGCTTGGCAATGGCCCCGCCGGTGGCATCGCCAGCACCTACGACCAACACGACCTTCTTGTTATTCATGGGTGAATCCCTTTGGGTTAACGATCGTTTAGTTAACGAACGTTATGCTAGGATTCGGGCAGCGTCAAGGCGATCTACTTCAGGAGATGA
Coding sequences within:
- a CDS encoding SDR family oxidoreductase, whose translation is MNNKKVVLVVGAGDATGGAIAKRFASEGFIACVTRRSADKLQPLVDEIIAEGGEAHGFACDARKEDDVIALIEDIETRVGPIEAFVFNIGANVPCSILEETARKYFKIWEMACFSGFLNAREVAKRMVTRQRGTILFTGATAGLRGASGFAAFAGAKHGIRALAQSMARELGPMNIHVAHVVVDGAIDTDFIRNSFPEKYATKDQDGILDPEHIAENYWYLHSQPRDAWTFELDLRPWNERW
- a CDS encoding 2-hydroxychromene-2-carboxylate isomerase, which codes for MTKTVEFYFDLGSPTTYLAHTQLAKICADTQSELIYIPMLLGGVFKATGNASPAMIPAKGRYMFQDLDRFAKRYGVQLRFNPHFPINTLILMRAVTGMQMRQPQRFAEFVDCLFKALWVEGRNLNDPQTVAAVLTENGFDPQEIMALTNDESVKAALKENTEAAIKRGVFGAPSMFIGDQLFFGQDRLDFVEEALRQD